AGGTGTTCAAATGGAACTGGCATTATCCAGGCTCAAAACCATATGCCCCAAGCTTAAGATTTGGGGCATATCAGCAACCATTGGTAATATGGATGAAGCTTTACAGGCGCTATTAGGTTCTTCACTGCAAAGGGATAAATACAAAGTAATCAGGTCTGACATCAAAAAAGAGATTGAGGTAGAGTCAGTTTTACCTGATACCGTTGAAAAGCTGCCTTGGGCAGGGCACCTCGGAACAAACCTCATTGATAAAGTAATACCTATCATAAAACAGAGTAAGAGCACTCTGATTTTTACCAATACCCGATCATTTGCTGAGATATGGTATCAGAAATTATTGGAGAGGGCACCTGATCTCGCGGGTATTATGGCTATGCACCACGGTTCAATCAGCCGGGAGCTTAGGGATTGGGTTGAAGAAGCTTTGCATAATGAGCAACTCAAAGCTGTGGTATGTACATCCAGCCTTGACCTTGGTGTGGATTTCAGGCCTGTAGAAACTATCATTCAAATAGGAAGTCCCAAAGGAGTTGCCCGCTTTATGCAACGTGCAGGACGCAGCGGCCACCGGCCGGGGGCGCTGAGCAAGATATATTTTGTGCCTACGCATTCTCTCGAGCTTATAGAAGCGGCTGCTTTACGGGATGCCATCGCCAATGGAGTAGTAGAAGACAGGGTGCCATATCTTCGATCATTTGATGTTTTGGTTCAATACCTGGTTACACTGGCAGTTTCTGATGGCTTTAAGCCAGATGAGATTTTTTCAGAAGTCAAAGGTACGTTTTGCTACAGCAGTATTACCGCAGAAGAGTGGCGGTGGCTACTCAGTTTTATATCTACAGGAGGAGCGGCATTGACAGCCTATGATGAATTCAGAAAAGTAGAAGTAGACGATGGCGTTTATAAAGTTACGAACAGGCGTATAGCCATGAGGCACAGGCTTTCCATTGGCACCATAGTAAGTGATTCGTCCCTGCAGGTGAAATTTGTAAGCGGAAAATATATAGGCACTATAGAAGAGTCTTTTATTGCCAGGCTTAACCCCGGGGATGTCTTCTGGTTTGCCGGCCGTAACCTGGAGCTGGTGCGCATTAAGGATATGGTAGTACAGGTCAGAAATACCAAAAAGAAAGCCAAAGCGGTGCCTTCCTGGCAAGGAGGGCGTATGCCTTTATCATCACAAATGTCTGTGGTGCTCAGAAAAAAGCTTCACGAAATCACACTCAAGGACTTTAATCATGATATAGAACTCAGGTTTCTTCAGCCGCTGATGGGGCTTCAGAAGAAAAGATCTCACCTGCCTGCTAAAAATGAGTTTCTGATAGAGTATTTTGAGAGCACGGATGGTTATCATGTACTGATGTACCCTTTCGAGGGCAGAGCCGTTCACGAAGGCATGGCAGCACTGCTTGCCCACCGCATCGCAAAGATTACCCCCATTACGTTCAGCATAGCCATGAATGACTACGGTTTTGAACTTCTGTCAGACCAGGAAATACCGCTTTATGAAGCCATAGAAACCGATGTACTATCTGCTGATAATCTTTGGCAGGATATTCAGGCCAGTATCAACAGCGTGGAAATGGCCCGCAGGCGGTTTCGTGATATAGCAGCAATCTCCGGGCTTGTGTTTAAAGGGTATCCGGGACACCAGGTGAAGGACCGGCATTTGCAATCTTCCTCACAGCTGTTTTTTGATGTCTTTAATGATTATGAATCACACAACCTGCTTTTATTGCAGGCCTATGAAGAAGTTATGGAATTTCAGTTGGAAGAGGCGAGAATGAGAAAGGCAC
This region of Fulvivirga ulvae genomic DNA includes:
- a CDS encoding ligase-associated DNA damage response DEXH box helicase, translated to MYFRSMMNSDLLTPVHQWFAQKEWKPFTFQEEAWQAYLQGYHGLVNAPTGSGKTYSLVMPVLMEYIREQQKLKSPPANKSIGLRAIWITPIKALAKEISNSAQKAVEGLGIDWQVKLRTGDTSASEREKMKKNPPEFMITTPESLQLMLAQKGYEKFFKNLRTVVCDEWHELMGSKRGVQMELALSRLKTICPKLKIWGISATIGNMDEALQALLGSSLQRDKYKVIRSDIKKEIEVESVLPDTVEKLPWAGHLGTNLIDKVIPIIKQSKSTLIFTNTRSFAEIWYQKLLERAPDLAGIMAMHHGSISRELRDWVEEALHNEQLKAVVCTSSLDLGVDFRPVETIIQIGSPKGVARFMQRAGRSGHRPGALSKIYFVPTHSLELIEAAALRDAIANGVVEDRVPYLRSFDVLVQYLVTLAVSDGFKPDEIFSEVKGTFCYSSITAEEWRWLLSFISTGGAALTAYDEFRKVEVDDGVYKVTNRRIAMRHRLSIGTIVSDSSLQVKFVSGKYIGTIEESFIARLNPGDVFWFAGRNLELVRIKDMVVQVRNTKKKAKAVPSWQGGRMPLSSQMSVVLRKKLHEITLKDFNHDIELRFLQPLMGLQKKRSHLPAKNEFLIEYFESTDGYHVLMYPFEGRAVHEGMAALLAHRIAKITPITFSIAMNDYGFELLSDQEIPLYEAIETDVLSADNLWQDIQASINSVEMARRRFRDIAAISGLVFKGYPGHQVKDRHLQSSSQLFFDVFNDYESHNLLLLQAYEEVMEFQLEEARMRKALQRINKQKIIITEPDKPTPFAFPIMVDRLREKLSSEKLVDRVKRMQLQFD